In a genomic window of Corynebacterium coyleae:
- a CDS encoding DUF4230 domain-containing protein, producing MSTAQELHLAPRRPRRGGAVVTSVITSVIAVLAVVGLLLALLRPAVFGMGETRVDSTTIGASFEDIAELSVEEYVFSDVGKFDQKGLEVLGLHVPFTGRNFLVTYDGRVTAGIRDATAIDVSVGSGSIDVVLPPVEVLSAHINADSVQVYDQSMNPINQIRVDDVTTFIAGQENAARDKAVSQGLLDRAGERTEHLVRSHIAALVQGTEQEDFDVRISWAQ from the coding sequence GTGAGTACCGCCCAAGAACTACACCTCGCGCCGCGCCGCCCACGCCGCGGTGGCGCCGTTGTGACCTCCGTCATTACCTCCGTCATCGCCGTCCTGGCTGTTGTGGGGTTGTTGCTTGCCCTGCTGCGCCCGGCCGTGTTCGGCATGGGGGAGACGCGGGTGGATTCCACCACCATCGGGGCATCGTTCGAGGACATCGCCGAACTCTCCGTGGAGGAATACGTCTTCTCTGACGTGGGCAAGTTCGACCAGAAAGGCCTCGAGGTGCTCGGGCTGCACGTGCCGTTTACGGGCCGCAACTTCCTGGTAACTTACGACGGCCGCGTTACCGCCGGCATCCGCGACGCAACCGCCATCGACGTTTCGGTCGGCTCTGGTTCGATCGACGTCGTGCTGCCACCGGTGGAGGTGCTCAGCGCCCACATCAATGCCGACAGCGTGCAGGTCTACGACCAATCCATGAACCCCATCAACCAAATTCGTGTCGACGACGTCACCACCTTCATCGCCGGCCAAGAGAACGCTGCGCGCGACAAGGCCGTGTCGCAGGGCCTGTTGGACCGCGCGGGGGAGCGCACCGAACACCTCGTACGCAGCCACATCGCCGCACTCGTGCAGGGCACCGAGCAGGAGGATTTTGACGTCCGCATTTCCTGGGCGCAGTAG
- a CDS encoding serine hydrolase domain-containing protein yields MQLEKFFQDWPVDNVAGALVGRQEASFGDTARVFELASVTKLLSAYAVLLAVEEGAFSLDDDARPENATIRHLLSHAAGVGFDSREPQKAPGERRIYSSAGYEILADIVEETTGITFADYAREGVFEPLGMTDTEIYGSAGHGGRSTVADLSRFAAELLEPRLLDPSTVREAFTNQFGDLRGVVPGYGMQKPCPWGLGFEIKGEKSPHWTGDGMPADTVGHFGMAGTYLWVASDQACVVLTDRDFGDWAKPLWQETNTALWEALA; encoded by the coding sequence ATGCAGCTCGAGAAGTTTTTCCAGGATTGGCCGGTTGACAATGTGGCGGGCGCGCTCGTCGGTAGGCAAGAGGCGTCGTTCGGCGACACCGCGCGCGTCTTCGAACTGGCCAGCGTGACCAAACTCCTCTCCGCGTACGCTGTGCTCCTCGCGGTTGAAGAAGGGGCATTTTCGCTTGACGACGACGCCCGCCCCGAAAACGCCACCATCCGCCACCTCCTCTCGCATGCCGCTGGCGTCGGTTTCGACTCCCGCGAACCGCAAAAGGCGCCGGGGGAGCGTCGCATCTACTCGTCGGCGGGGTACGAAATCCTCGCCGACATCGTCGAGGAAACCACCGGCATCACCTTCGCCGACTACGCCCGCGAAGGCGTCTTCGAACCACTTGGCATGACCGACACCGAGATCTACGGCTCGGCGGGCCACGGCGGGCGCTCCACTGTCGCGGACCTTTCGCGCTTCGCCGCCGAACTACTCGAGCCTCGGTTGCTTGACCCCTCGACGGTGCGCGAGGCGTTTACGAACCAGTTCGGTGACCTGCGCGGCGTCGTCCCCGGCTACGGCATGCAAAAGCCCTGCCCGTGGGGCCTCGGTTTTGAGATCAAGGGTGAGAAATCCCCGCACTGGACCGGCGACGGCATGCCCGCCGACACCGTCGGCCACTTCGGCATGGCCGGCACCTACCTGTGGGTCGCCAGCGACCAGGCCTGCGTCGTGCTTACCGACCGCGACTTCGGCGACTGGGCCAAACCCCTCTGGCAGGAAACCAACACGGCGCTGTGGGAGGCGCTGGCGTAG
- a CDS encoding MFS transporter has translation MTMTNTSLPAAGQKLPTNQVVPLMTALLVAVFAFQLNASMLSPALATMEVELDATTAQIGMTQTAFFTAAAVFALFMPRWGDLIGRRKVLVTMMAVTVIGSVVAALATNVTMLFIGRVIQGVSGPTVALTSVMLRQAVREEKQFAFLVGILTSVNGGIAGVDALLGGWLTDAFGFRSLFWVIGASALIAVFAVQFGVPETKSDQLQPMDWKGVVGLVIGAAAILTALNMAGELAAANWVMVIILLAIGAASLVWFWRTEKSTPHPLMSTELLTQRRTWALLLTTTLTMTGVFAVMNGLVPNLAQDAEAGPGMSAGVVSWWTLTPYALAGLVMGPIAGWLAGRVGYKIILQIGIAGAALSVLFGVVVVGNATPALLLAMSILAGITYAGMGNIMLGSLGVVLAPKHNQGYLPGLNGGAFNLGAGLSFTIIFAVFTATGGSYHAGMITGAVLLGCAFAASFLIPKPETIPDTLAAEDVAARA, from the coding sequence ATGACTATGACGAACACCTCGCTACCAGCAGCGGGGCAGAAACTACCGACCAACCAGGTCGTGCCCCTGATGACAGCGCTGCTGGTGGCTGTCTTCGCATTCCAACTCAACGCGTCCATGTTGTCGCCGGCGCTGGCGACCATGGAGGTCGAACTTGACGCGACCACCGCGCAGATCGGCATGACGCAGACGGCGTTCTTCACCGCCGCGGCTGTGTTTGCGCTGTTTATGCCGCGTTGGGGTGACTTGATTGGGCGTCGCAAGGTGTTGGTGACCATGATGGCGGTCACGGTGATCGGCTCGGTTGTGGCGGCGCTGGCTACGAACGTGACCATGCTGTTTATCGGCCGCGTGATCCAGGGGGTGTCCGGCCCGACGGTGGCGCTGACCTCCGTCATGCTGCGTCAGGCCGTGCGCGAGGAGAAGCAGTTTGCGTTCCTGGTGGGCATTCTGACCTCGGTCAACGGCGGCATCGCGGGTGTGGATGCGCTGCTGGGCGGCTGGCTTACCGACGCCTTCGGCTTCCGCTCCCTCTTCTGGGTCATCGGCGCCTCCGCACTCATCGCCGTGTTCGCCGTGCAGTTCGGCGTGCCGGAAACCAAGTCCGACCAGCTGCAGCCGATGGACTGGAAGGGCGTCGTCGGCCTGGTTATCGGTGCTGCCGCGATCCTGACCGCGCTGAACATGGCCGGTGAGCTCGCCGCCGCCAACTGGGTCATGGTCATTATCCTGCTGGCCATCGGCGCGGCGTCGCTGGTGTGGTTCTGGCGCACCGAGAAGTCCACCCCGCACCCGCTGATGTCCACTGAACTGCTCACCCAGCGCCGCACCTGGGCGCTGCTGCTCACCACCACCCTGACCATGACTGGTGTGTTCGCCGTCATGAACGGCCTGGTGCCCAACCTCGCGCAGGACGCCGAGGCCGGCCCGGGCATGTCCGCCGGTGTCGTGTCCTGGTGGACGCTTACCCCGTACGCGCTCGCCGGCCTCGTCATGGGCCCCATCGCCGGTTGGCTTGCCGGCCGCGTGGGCTACAAGATCATCCTGCAGATCGGTATCGCGGGTGCGGCGTTGTCGGTGCTGTTCGGTGTGGTGGTCGTCGGCAATGCGACGCCCGCGCTGCTGCTGGCCATGTCGATTCTCGCCGGCATCACCTACGCGGGCATGGGCAACATCATGCTCGGCTCGCTTGGCGTCGTGCTCGCGCCGAAGCACAACCAGGGCTACCTGCCGGGGCTCAACGGCGGCGCGTTCAACCTGGGTGCGGGTTTGTCGTTCACGATCATTTTCGCCGTGTTCACTGCCACGGGCGGCAGCTACCACGCGGGCATGATCACGGGCGCGGTCCTGCTCGGCTGCGCGTTCGCCGCGTCGTTCCTCATCCCGAAGCCGGAAACCATCCCGGACACGCTCGCAGCAGAGGACGTGGCCGCCCGTGCGTAA
- a CDS encoding nucleoside hydrolase, whose amino-acid sequence MRKIIIDCDPGHDDAVAILLALGNPDIELLGLTTIGGNHTIDKVTHNALQVLTIAGATNVPVYRGATRPLINEVVTAEDIHGDTGMEIHGYDLPEPEVGVEDEHAVRWIVDTLMREEPGTVTLVPTGPLTNIALAVRMEPRIVSRVREVVLMGGAYGTGNWTASAEFNTWVDPEAAAIVFGEDWPVVMVGLDLTHQALATPEVESRFAALGTSAGDFCVGLIDAFRRNYKDAQGFDNPPVHDPCAVAYVIDPSVVETVAVPLSVELSGALTRGRTVADFRVLDPSDCNTSVATRLDVECFWDLVVDAVQRLG is encoded by the coding sequence GTGCGTAAGATCATCATCGACTGCGACCCAGGCCACGACGATGCCGTCGCCATCCTGCTCGCCCTTGGCAATCCAGACATTGAGCTCCTTGGCTTAACGACGATCGGCGGCAACCACACCATCGATAAAGTCACCCACAACGCACTCCAGGTACTGACCATCGCCGGGGCCACCAACGTGCCGGTCTACCGCGGTGCGACGCGCCCGCTCATCAACGAGGTGGTCACCGCCGAGGACATCCACGGCGACACCGGCATGGAAATCCACGGCTACGACCTGCCCGAACCAGAGGTTGGGGTGGAAGATGAGCATGCGGTGCGGTGGATCGTCGATACGCTGATGCGCGAAGAACCCGGCACCGTGACGCTGGTGCCGACCGGGCCGCTGACCAACATCGCGCTGGCCGTGCGCATGGAGCCGCGGATCGTCTCGCGCGTGCGCGAAGTCGTGCTCATGGGCGGGGCGTACGGCACCGGCAACTGGACCGCGTCTGCCGAGTTCAACACGTGGGTGGACCCCGAGGCCGCCGCGATCGTCTTCGGCGAGGACTGGCCCGTGGTCATGGTCGGCCTGGACCTTACCCACCAGGCACTTGCCACCCCGGAGGTGGAGTCGCGCTTCGCTGCGCTTGGCACCTCCGCCGGCGACTTCTGCGTCGGACTCATCGACGCCTTCCGCCGCAACTACAAAGACGCCCAAGGCTTCGACAACCCACCAGTTCACGACCCCTGCGCCGTCGCCTACGTCATCGACCCCTCCGTCGTCGAAACCGTGGCCGTGCCCCTGTCCGTGGAGCTGTCGGGTGCGCTGACCCGCGGGCGGACCGTGGCGGACTTCCGGGTCCTTGACCCGTCTGATTGCAACACGTCCGTGGCCACGCGCCTGGACGTGGAGTGCTTCTGGGACCTCGTCGTCGACGCAGTCCAGCGCCTGGGGTAG
- a CDS encoding trimeric intracellular cation channel family protein, producing MYFDNVFTAVGFSFALMDLIGVFLNALMGGLVARRLRFDAVGFMLISIISGMAGGMIRDALIGATPASALQNPWYIGTALVGSLFAFLIPLSGLTWELFRFHGDMIIVGVWAVTGTVTAMRADITWFGCILMGVLTATGGMVIREMMIGQIPSILIDRQWYVVPAIVASISVQLFYDLNLQSIGLAVSALIGFGLGVAAYWFGWHVPGIEALANVDDFFTRIKHRVGDRLPRTPSALRQRAERAQRPGMLVHAPTRKDIHDILGNRIDDRRNVTHEEFLDALYRAYIDPTGPGGAGGTGSGAGGSGDRKK from the coding sequence ATGTACTTCGACAACGTGTTCACCGCCGTGGGGTTCTCGTTTGCCCTGATGGACCTTATTGGGGTGTTTTTGAATGCGCTGATGGGTGGGCTCGTCGCTAGGCGATTGCGCTTTGACGCCGTCGGTTTCATGCTGATTTCCATCATTTCGGGCATGGCGGGCGGCATGATCCGCGACGCCCTGATCGGTGCCACGCCCGCGTCGGCGTTGCAAAACCCCTGGTACATCGGCACGGCGTTGGTGGGGTCGCTGTTTGCGTTTCTGATCCCGCTGTCGGGGCTGACGTGGGAGTTGTTCCGTTTCCACGGCGACATGATCATCGTTGGCGTGTGGGCGGTGACGGGCACGGTGACGGCGATGCGTGCCGACATCACGTGGTTCGGCTGCATCCTCATGGGCGTGCTCACCGCGACCGGCGGCATGGTGATTCGCGAGATGATGATTGGCCAGATCCCGTCCATACTTATCGACCGCCAGTGGTACGTCGTGCCGGCGATTGTGGCGTCGATTAGCGTGCAACTGTTTTACGACCTCAACCTGCAATCCATCGGTCTCGCGGTGTCCGCCCTGATCGGTTTCGGCCTCGGCGTGGCGGCGTACTGGTTCGGCTGGCACGTGCCTGGCATCGAGGCGCTGGCGAACGTCGACGATTTCTTCACCCGCATCAAACACCGCGTCGGCGACCGCCTCCCACGCACCCCCAGCGCCCTGCGCCAACGTGCCGAGCGCGCGCAACGCCCCGGCATGCTCGTGCACGCGCCGACGCGCAAGGATATTCACGACATTCTGGGCAATCGTATCGACGACCGCCGCAACGTCACCCACGAAGAATTCCTCGACGCCCTCTACCGCGCCTACATCGACCCGACCGGCCCGGGAGGCGCTGGAGGTACGGGCTCTGGTGCTGGCGGATCGGGCGACCGCAAGAAGTAA
- a CDS encoding NYN domain-containing protein: MINALPSLMPKRRGSSTLNAVVLIDYQNVHITGWEVFSRDDGVGLHEALLDPAAFAKRLIAARNAANSTTPPATLDSVKVFRGLPSSIHDPDAYRRNQDQKRNWESDGVEVTLRPLKYRYQRDGRGKPIMDVNGKKTLAGPPEEKGVDLMVGLATLLAAQRPDIDLVILASHDSDMGPVVDTVHDLHVADPVAVARIETASWFVPRNDFDPGFQSKIQPGLDAQKKRRHVWNTRMGEVDHTASLDVRPYR; the protein is encoded by the coding sequence ATGATTAACGCGTTACCGTCGCTCATGCCAAAGCGGAGGGGGAGCAGCACTTTAAATGCTGTCGTACTTATCGACTATCAGAATGTGCACATCACAGGCTGGGAAGTCTTTTCACGCGATGACGGCGTCGGGCTTCATGAAGCGTTGCTCGACCCAGCAGCCTTTGCCAAGAGACTTATTGCAGCTCGAAACGCGGCCAACTCCACTACGCCCCCTGCGACACTTGATTCGGTGAAAGTCTTTCGAGGTTTACCAAGTTCGATTCATGATCCCGATGCCTATCGGCGAAACCAGGATCAGAAACGGAATTGGGAATCGGATGGAGTCGAGGTGACCCTACGTCCGCTCAAATATCGGTACCAGCGCGATGGCCGAGGTAAGCCGATCATGGATGTCAATGGAAAGAAGACGTTGGCGGGACCACCTGAAGAGAAAGGTGTCGATCTGATGGTGGGACTCGCCACATTGCTAGCTGCTCAGCGTCCAGATATTGATCTAGTAATTTTGGCGTCGCACGATAGTGACATGGGTCCGGTCGTAGATACCGTGCACGATTTACATGTGGCGGACCCAGTGGCAGTCGCGCGGATTGAAACAGCCAGTTGGTTCGTCCCCCGCAACGACTTTGATCCTGGCTTTCAGTCGAAGATCCAACCGGGCTTGGATGCGCAGAAGAAACGTCGGCATGTGTGGAACACGCGGATGGGAGAAGTCGACCACACCGCGAGTCTGGATGTCCGGCCGTATCGATGA